One genomic window of Bradyrhizobium sp. CCGE-LA001 includes the following:
- a CDS encoding type I restriction enzyme HsdR N-terminal domain-containing protein, giving the protein MAKLSTKVATRITTQLKKYQSVLAGLLKRDVSEADTVTVINDMLSDICGYDKYLHVTSQYAIRGTYVDLAVKFDDEIRFIIEVKAIGIDLKDAHVKQAIDYAANEGIEWVVLTNGAHWRIYKVHFGQPIEKILVCELDAIEASAKSPEALECFGNLSREGFSKGTMAEFLLHKQVTNKFTVAAVLQTDFILEVLRREIRRMSSGVKVEVDYLKTLLREEVIKRDLVDSDEAKAALQNIKRLQRAATRKKAAPKAAEEEAPIVARVEDAAASTPRAVAIP; this is encoded by the coding sequence ATGGCAAAACTGTCAACCAAAGTAGCTACTCGGATCACCACTCAGCTTAAGAAATACCAGAGTGTATTGGCAGGCCTGCTGAAGCGCGATGTCAGCGAAGCCGACACGGTCACTGTCATCAACGATATGCTTTCCGATATCTGCGGCTATGACAAATATTTGCATGTCACTAGCCAGTATGCCATCCGTGGTACCTATGTTGATCTTGCCGTGAAGTTTGATGACGAGATCAGGTTCATCATCGAAGTTAAGGCAATCGGAATCGATCTCAAGGATGCTCATGTCAAGCAGGCCATCGATTACGCCGCTAACGAGGGCATTGAGTGGGTGGTGCTCACCAATGGTGCTCACTGGCGGATCTACAAGGTGCATTTCGGTCAGCCAATCGAGAAAATTCTCGTTTGCGAGCTGGACGCCATTGAGGCAAGCGCAAAAAGCCCAGAAGCCTTAGAGTGCTTTGGAAATTTGAGCCGTGAAGGCTTCTCGAAGGGCACGATGGCGGAGTTCTTGCTGCACAAGCAAGTCACGAACAAGTTCACTGTCGCAGCCGTTCTGCAGACCGACTTCATCCTGGAGGTTCTGCGCCGCGAGATTCGTCGGATGAGTTCCGGCGTGAAGGTGGAGGTCGACTACCTGAAGACGTTGTTGCGCGAGGAGGTCATCAAACGCGACTTGGTTGATAGTGATGAAGCGAAAGCGGCTCTCCAGAACATCAAGCGTTTGCAGCGAGCGGCGACGCGGAAAAAAGCTGCACCGAAAGCTGCAGAAGAAGAAGCTCCGATAGTGGCCCGGGTCGAGGATGCTGCCGCGTCAACGCCGCGAGCGGTCGCCATTCCCTGA
- a CDS encoding IS110 family transposase has protein sequence MNLPVRIGMDTSKSVFQLHGVDENEVVVRRQFRRAEMIRYFERLPPVLVAIESCGSSHHWARLLQSFGHEVKLIPPQYVKAYVKRGKNDAADAEALCEAVTRPSMRFVPVKSKERQAACMLMTVRERLVSVKSQLSNAFRSYAAEFGIVGPAGRQNVAQLIKRVLEDDSLPEMAKDLFRLQAEEYAAVEARLAKIEAKLMRWHRDDDVSRRIATIPGVGPIGSSMLSMKAPPPETFRSGRDFAAWLGLTPKDHSTGGRQRLGGITKAGDSILRSTLIVGATALLRHIRKGRHKPTPWLASLLERKPPKLVAVALANKFARIAWRLMISGGVYKQPVAVMPT, from the coding sequence ATGAATCTTCCTGTTCGCATCGGTATGGACACTTCCAAGTCGGTTTTCCAGCTTCATGGTGTTGATGAGAATGAGGTCGTGGTCCGCCGCCAGTTCCGGCGAGCCGAGATGATCCGCTACTTCGAGCGGCTTCCACCGGTTCTCGTCGCCATCGAGTCCTGCGGCAGCTCGCATCATTGGGCGCGCCTGCTGCAGTCGTTCGGTCACGAGGTGAAGCTGATCCCCCCTCAGTACGTGAAGGCTTACGTGAAGCGCGGCAAGAACGACGCGGCCGATGCCGAAGCGCTGTGCGAGGCGGTCACCCGGCCGAGTATGCGGTTTGTACCGGTCAAATCGAAGGAACGGCAAGCGGCCTGCATGTTAATGACTGTGCGGGAACGCCTGGTCAGCGTGAAGTCGCAGCTTTCCAATGCTTTCAGGAGCTATGCGGCTGAATTTGGCATCGTCGGCCCCGCCGGTCGGCAGAATGTCGCGCAACTCATCAAACGGGTACTCGAGGATGACAGCTTGCCGGAAATGGCAAAGGATCTCTTCCGACTCCAAGCAGAGGAATATGCCGCGGTCGAAGCCCGCCTGGCAAAGATCGAAGCCAAGCTGATGAGGTGGCACCGCGACGATGATGTCAGCAGGCGGATCGCGACGATTCCCGGCGTCGGTCCGATTGGGTCGTCCATGCTAAGCATGAAAGCGCCGCCCCCCGAGACCTTCAGATCGGGTCGCGACTTTGCGGCGTGGCTCGGGCTGACACCTAAGGATCATTCAACTGGCGGCCGGCAAAGGCTTGGCGGCATTACAAAGGCTGGAGATTCTATACTGCGATCGACGTTGATCGTCGGTGCGACCGCACTGCTGAGGCATATTCGAAAGGGCCGTCATAAGCCCACACCATGGCTCGCTTCGCTGCTGGAGCGAAAGCCGCCAAAGTTGGTCGCGGTGGCCTTGGCCAACAAGTTTGCCCGCATCGCTTGGCGCTTGATGATATCGGGCGGCGTGTACAAGCAGCCGGTAGCCGTCATGCCGACTTGA
- a CDS encoding alpha/beta hydrolase, with protein MGSLSVFAWHFDIFPVRRILLLLALLANVPVPANAACDPNENCVRCLVPGIGRCELRGNDPACVARKATCNGPAGLSFSSTPDSSYAAQGTAYTYISALQGGNIPALQGLLDPLLYQSTLAQTSGTGVYPILRDLGPIANIQVSAVQQDSRYPGTYSFRATVLHNRGLSEWSFVVAVANHKILWSNLESVSLSPALPPPSPPPLPTPNNKGDILADKYLRNFQNTPPIIGPRANAQVGESQGNARPAPSPAPPIRYTDPCRTASGACGAGTPGQLNDRRLVEFLFATDRIPKNGALNVEFMGDRQANLTFGAVAVHIPEHHRIGRIELPSVWKFWGIELKREQQDDKKHFALRKLSIMPLETWEQLVKQRNAKSALVFVHGFANTFEDALFRNAQMVYDLDYKGLSVLYSWSSRGAVRDYRYDLDSALAARDGFIFILKKLRDLGIEHVDVLAHSMGNLVVLDALKGSASSTSPVQLDHLIMAAPDVARDTFIRQLPEVQKIIQGATLYASSADKALMASKVLAIYPRAGDVPPEGPIVLPNLDTIDVTEVGDELLGLNHSEFATNRAVMNDLKILIDKRDKPPRLTEIRSYPEPPQSPTHWRYVP; from the coding sequence ATGGGTAGCCTCTCTGTGTTCGCTTGGCATTTCGATATATTTCCAGTCAGACGCATTTTGCTGCTTCTTGCACTACTCGCCAACGTTCCGGTGCCGGCAAATGCAGCATGCGATCCGAATGAGAATTGCGTGCGTTGCCTTGTTCCAGGAATCGGACGGTGCGAACTTCGTGGAAACGATCCAGCTTGCGTGGCAAGAAAAGCCACCTGCAATGGACCTGCTGGCCTCTCATTTTCCTCGACACCTGACTCGTCCTACGCCGCGCAGGGCACCGCCTACACGTACATTTCAGCTCTGCAGGGTGGAAACATTCCAGCTCTGCAGGGACTACTTGACCCCCTGCTCTACCAAAGCACGTTAGCTCAGACATCAGGAACGGGTGTCTATCCTATTCTTCGTGATCTTGGTCCGATCGCAAACATTCAGGTCTCAGCCGTTCAGCAGGATAGCAGGTACCCCGGCACGTATTCGTTTCGTGCCACAGTTCTTCATAACAGAGGGCTTTCAGAATGGTCCTTTGTCGTTGCGGTCGCGAACCATAAAATCCTGTGGTCGAACCTTGAATCCGTTTCCCTATCGCCGGCGTTGCCGCCGCCGTCTCCACCTCCTCTCCCCACGCCAAATAACAAGGGTGACATACTCGCGGACAAATATTTGCGCAACTTCCAAAATACACCGCCTATTATTGGCCCCAGGGCGAATGCGCAGGTTGGCGAATCGCAAGGTAACGCTCGGCCCGCTCCTTCGCCTGCGCCTCCAATACGCTACACCGATCCATGCCGCACGGCATCTGGCGCGTGTGGAGCCGGAACGCCCGGACAACTAAATGACAGGCGGTTAGTCGAGTTCTTGTTCGCGACAGATCGCATCCCCAAGAATGGAGCTCTCAACGTAGAATTTATGGGCGATCGTCAGGCAAATCTGACCTTTGGCGCCGTCGCAGTACACATCCCTGAGCATCACCGAATAGGCCGCATCGAATTGCCGTCGGTTTGGAAGTTTTGGGGAATCGAGCTTAAGCGCGAACAGCAAGACGACAAGAAGCACTTCGCGCTACGCAAGCTTTCCATCATGCCTCTTGAGACCTGGGAGCAACTAGTCAAGCAAAGAAACGCTAAAAGCGCGCTGGTTTTTGTTCATGGCTTTGCGAACACCTTCGAAGACGCGTTATTCCGCAACGCGCAAATGGTATACGACCTTGACTACAAAGGGCTTTCAGTCTTGTACTCTTGGAGTTCGCGAGGAGCCGTTCGAGATTACCGTTATGATCTTGATAGCGCGCTCGCTGCGCGCGACGGCTTCATATTCATCCTCAAGAAGCTTAGAGATCTGGGGATTGAACACGTAGACGTACTGGCGCACAGCATGGGAAACCTCGTCGTGCTGGATGCCTTGAAGGGGAGCGCATCGTCGACAAGCCCAGTGCAGCTGGATCACTTGATCATGGCTGCGCCGGACGTGGCGCGGGACACTTTCATTCGACAATTGCCCGAGGTCCAGAAGATCATTCAAGGAGCCACGTTGTACGCCTCTTCGGCTGATAAAGCTCTGATGGCCTCGAAGGTGCTTGCGATCTACCCGCGCGCGGGTGACGTTCCTCCTGAAGGTCCGATCGTGCTTCCGAATCTGGATACAATTGACGTGACTGAAGTGGGCGATGAGCTGTTGGGTCTCAATCACTCTGAGTTCGCTACCAATCGTGCGGTGATGAACGACTTGAAAATATTGATCGATAAGCGGGACAAGCCGCCTCGATTGACGGAAATAAGAAGCTATCCCGAGCCGCCCCAAAGTCCAACCCATTGGAGATATGTACCTTAG
- a CDS encoding tyrosine-type recombinase/integrase, translated as MAYLSTTRYPERNRLIFLLSAKAGLRAKEIAHLTWRMAFDAAGQVGHAIHLTNDASKGMSGRVIPMHPEVRAALIAYRQTLAKVTGEYVIGTERMSSTSPQVIVNMFQRWYRHLGFVGCSSHSGRRTFITGAARKISFVGGSLRDVQALAGHSNLRTTQRYIEENADAQRRVVQQL; from the coding sequence CTGGCGTATCTGTCGACTACCAGATATCCCGAGCGAAACAGGCTGATCTTCCTGCTGTCGGCAAAGGCCGGGCTTAGAGCGAAGGAGATAGCCCACCTGACTTGGCGGATGGCCTTCGACGCCGCTGGCCAGGTCGGGCATGCCATCCACCTAACCAATGATGCTAGCAAAGGCATGTCTGGACGCGTGATTCCCATGCATCCAGAAGTGAGGGCCGCACTCATCGCATATCGACAGACCCTGGCCAAAGTGACCGGTGAATACGTGATCGGCACCGAGCGTATGTCGTCTACGTCGCCGCAGGTCATCGTGAACATGTTCCAGCGATGGTATCGGCACTTGGGCTTCGTTGGCTGCTCCAGCCACAGCGGCCGAAGGACCTTCATCACTGGCGCTGCACGGAAGATCTCCTTTGTCGGCGGATCACTAAGGGACGTCCAGGCTCTGGCGGGACACTCCAATTTGCGCACCACTCAGCGTTACATCGAGGAGAACGCCGACGCCCAGAGAAGAGTCGTGCAACAGCTCTGA
- the ligD gene encoding DNA ligase D, protein MCAVALRQSRLGVSRVHGAVKSAIPGYIEPCDPTLREKPPRGADWVYEIKADGYRAQLHLQDEDAKVYSRNGLDWTEQFSSIAASAHLLKANSAIIDGEAVVYGRGGLPDFQQLRRELGPKQSQRVRYHAFDLLYLDGYDLRAVVYEDRKRLLERLLKSAPETFIYVEALAAEGNDVFEKGCKLGLEGLIAKRVGEPYRSGRQETWAKLKCKKSETFPIVAFVEKLGARPRKVASLYVGRRENGQLLYAGKVRTGYTETSARELRERLDPLIRKSTPLDVGVKKPKATWVDPSLAIEVQYGALTDDGLLREAVFKGFRDDLAVRKVKAPRLVPSVTGRPKLGVPRENILQLLPDAVAPSKEELADYWTRVWKKALPHLGHRPLKLVRRVHGTTFYHKGPLPKDIPAAVHQLRIQKREGGQGTRLWVDSLDGFLGLVEIGAVELHPWNATVEDFEHADCIVIDLDPGEGVGWNAVVETALDLRTLMKREGFETWPKLTGGKGIHLMAPLDQPVLHDKAHRIAHQLVSALAARHPDRYLLSAQAKRRDRIFLDYLRNGRGTTAIGTYSPRARQGFPIAAPVAWKRIESGIAPDAFNINSPFRPNTSK, encoded by the coding sequence ATGTGTGCCGTGGCGTTGCGTCAGTCTCGTTTGGGAGTCTCGCGTGTCCATGGCGCCGTCAAATCTGCTATTCCTGGTTACATCGAGCCTTGTGATCCCACTTTGCGCGAGAAGCCGCCGCGCGGCGCAGACTGGGTCTACGAGATCAAGGCCGACGGCTACCGCGCACAGCTGCACCTGCAAGATGAGGACGCCAAGGTATATTCGCGCAACGGCCTGGACTGGACCGAACAGTTCTCCTCGATCGCAGCCAGCGCCCACCTGCTCAAGGCAAACAGCGCGATCATCGACGGCGAAGCGGTGGTGTACGGCCGTGGCGGCCTACCGGACTTCCAGCAGCTTCGGCGAGAACTGGGACCCAAGCAAAGTCAGCGCGTGCGCTACCACGCCTTCGACCTCCTCTACCTGGACGGCTACGACCTGCGCGCAGTCGTGTATGAGGATCGCAAGCGCCTGCTGGAGCGCCTCCTGAAGAGCGCACCCGAAACCTTTATCTACGTCGAGGCGCTTGCGGCCGAGGGCAACGATGTCTTCGAGAAGGGATGCAAGCTAGGGCTGGAAGGGCTGATCGCCAAACGAGTCGGCGAACCCTACCGCTCGGGGCGGCAAGAGACGTGGGCCAAGCTCAAGTGCAAGAAGAGCGAAACTTTCCCGATTGTCGCATTCGTGGAGAAGCTCGGAGCTCGCCCGCGCAAGGTCGCCTCCCTGTATGTCGGCCGGCGCGAGAACGGACAGCTGCTGTATGCCGGCAAGGTTCGCACCGGCTACACTGAGACGAGCGCGCGCGAATTGCGCGAGCGGCTGGATCCCTTGATCCGCAAGTCTACTCCGCTCGATGTCGGGGTCAAGAAGCCGAAGGCCACCTGGGTCGATCCATCCCTTGCAATCGAGGTCCAGTATGGCGCGCTGACCGATGATGGCCTGCTCCGCGAAGCCGTGTTCAAGGGCTTTCGGGATGATCTCGCGGTGCGCAAGGTAAAAGCGCCGCGACTGGTGCCATCCGTAACCGGCCGGCCGAAGCTCGGCGTCCCCCGAGAGAACATCCTGCAGCTTCTGCCAGACGCCGTAGCTCCGTCGAAGGAAGAACTCGCCGACTATTGGACCCGCGTCTGGAAGAAGGCGCTGCCGCACCTGGGACATCGTCCGCTCAAGCTGGTGCGTCGGGTGCACGGCACGACCTTCTATCACAAGGGGCCGCTGCCGAAGGACATTCCGGCCGCCGTGCACCAGCTTCGTATTCAGAAGCGCGAGGGCGGCCAGGGAACGCGCCTGTGGGTCGACAGCCTGGATGGTTTCCTAGGGCTCGTCGAAATCGGCGCCGTCGAGCTGCACCCGTGGAATGCGACCGTCGAGGACTTCGAACATGCGGACTGTATCGTGATCGACCTTGATCCTGGGGAGGGAGTCGGCTGGAATGCGGTCGTGGAGACCGCGCTCGATCTGCGCACGCTGATGAAACGCGAAGGATTCGAGACCTGGCCAAAGCTCACGGGCGGCAAGGGAATACATTTGATGGCGCCATTGGATCAGCCGGTGCTGCACGATAAAGCGCATCGGATTGCGCATCAGCTGGTCTCTGCTCTCGCAGCGCGTCATCCAGACCGCTACCTTCTGTCGGCCCAGGCCAAGCGTCGCGATCGCATCTTTCTGGACTACCTGCGGAACGGCCGCGGCACCACGGCCATCGGCACCTATTCCCCGCGAGCCCGACAGGGATTTCCGATCGCAGCGCCCGTGGCCTGGAAGCGCATTGAGAGCGGGATTGCGCCGGATGCTTTCAACATTAACAGTCCATTCCGCCCCAACACGAGCAAGTGA
- a CDS encoding type II toxin-antitoxin system VapC family toxin, translated as MSAFVDSSVWFAAAAKRDAQNERAKSILRSIDQHLTTALVLVETWHLLEAQFGKDVADTFWERLRDSGVQIEPVIGADLEAASKIEASFPDERCSFIDRTSFALMERLEITRAATFNPVFATYQPRPGRKPPFPILSEGHNETFIALEQALLERRPVRVSHDGKCQTVCPYILGHAAGEERAFALLVEPSSNTKQPARHGWICLRLSKIDSVRSANERWVEQDYPVPCSGVSIRCTWKRSERHNVEQICFPSRGYGAPM; from the coding sequence ATGAGTGCATTCGTTGACAGCTCAGTCTGGTTCGCCGCGGCGGCCAAGCGGGATGCTCAGAATGAGCGCGCCAAGTCGATCCTTCGGAGCATCGACCAGCACCTCACGACGGCCCTGGTCCTGGTTGAAACTTGGCACCTTCTCGAAGCTCAATTCGGCAAAGACGTTGCAGACACGTTCTGGGAGCGGCTGCGCGACAGCGGAGTTCAGATCGAGCCTGTGATCGGCGCCGATCTGGAGGCGGCTTCGAAGATAGAGGCGAGCTTCCCGGACGAGCGTTGTTCCTTCATCGACCGGACGAGTTTTGCGCTGATGGAGCGCCTGGAGATCACCCGAGCGGCAACGTTCAATCCAGTTTTCGCAACGTACCAACCCCGACCTGGTCGCAAGCCTCCCTTTCCAATTCTGAGCGAAGGCCACAACGAAACCTTTATTGCGCTCGAACAAGCTCTACTCGAACGCCGGCCCGTTCGCGTGAGCCATGACGGCAAGTGCCAGACGGTCTGCCCTTACATCCTAGGCCACGCCGCAGGGGAGGAGCGCGCATTCGCGCTCCTTGTGGAGCCAAGTTCAAACACAAAGCAACCCGCCCGACATGGCTGGATCTGCCTTCGGCTGTCGAAGATCGATAGCGTTCGCTCGGCTAACGAGCGGTGGGTCGAGCAAGATTACCCGGTCCCGTGCAGCGGTGTGTCGATCAGGTGCACTTGGAAGCGAAGCGAGCGACATAACGTCGAGCAGATCTGTTTTCCTAGTCGAGGATACGGCGCGCCAATGTAG
- a CDS encoding ParB/RepB/Spo0J family partition protein, with amino-acid sequence MNKPETTPPRVVGTQERPLGGTVLRTYRRKIDIDYVVPNPRQPRLGPKEDEELQRQIVDNKGIFEPLLVEPHPEIEGKFRIIDGERRWENSKVLVDQGKSEFREIPIEVTDRVLSEEDRLRVWIYIHRQRKEWDAREKEMVAYRLIELVGRASAANILGISFRELDKLIEVFDIAKRFNKEGLKDLNASIAWARELYGVSKKLLVPTVIDAVVDKVARKRITNSKDLRKLRAILPDPVAKAHFLTRDGDIESAMLRIGSSTQGQTGLSGDLSAVVESMKRVPWTALAEMKNDPDILKKIDEASALLRTLRQSITSS; translated from the coding sequence ATGAACAAGCCTGAAACTACCCCCCCTCGTGTTGTCGGCACTCAAGAACGTCCCCTCGGAGGAACTGTCCTGCGGACCTACCGCAGAAAGATCGATATTGATTATGTCGTTCCCAATCCAAGGCAGCCACGTCTCGGCCCCAAGGAGGACGAGGAGCTTCAGCGCCAGATCGTGGACAACAAGGGGATTTTTGAGCCGCTACTCGTTGAGCCGCATCCGGAGATCGAGGGAAAATTCCGGATCATCGATGGCGAACGACGATGGGAGAATTCAAAAGTTCTTGTCGATCAAGGAAAGTCCGAGTTTCGCGAGATACCGATCGAGGTGACGGATCGGGTTCTCAGCGAAGAGGACCGGCTTCGTGTCTGGATTTACATCCATAGGCAAAGAAAAGAATGGGATGCGCGAGAAAAAGAAATGGTTGCTTACCGTCTCATAGAATTAGTCGGACGAGCAAGCGCAGCCAATATATTAGGTATATCGTTTCGTGAGCTCGATAAGCTTATCGAAGTTTTTGATATCGCCAAGCGATTTAACAAAGAAGGTCTAAAAGATTTAAACGCTAGCATCGCTTGGGCGCGCGAGCTCTATGGCGTGAGCAAGAAGCTCCTTGTGCCAACAGTGATTGATGCAGTCGTCGATAAGGTCGCCAGAAAGCGCATTACCAATTCTAAAGACCTCCGCAAGTTGAGGGCAATTCTGCCGGACCCCGTTGCGAAAGCGCACTTCCTTACCCGCGACGGAGATATCGAATCGGCGATGCTGCGGATCGGCAGTAGTACGCAAGGGCAGACAGGGCTCTCTGGTGACCTTTCCGCCGTTGTTGAATCTATGAAGCGAGTCCCATGGACGGCTTTGGCGGAAATGAAGAATGACCCCGATATCCTGAAGAAAATCGATGAAGCTTCGGCTCTTCTTCGAACTTTGCGCCAGTCCATCACATCGAGCTGA
- a CDS encoding DUF2130 domain-containing protein, translating into MATQPAFSPPTAPHIHVSGQTCPYCQQEIPNERVAEIRERYEADQQRQEKEFTARLEAQVSSIRIQFDEARKAAIATLNEQHAAAIAQHKAESLLQQEAAREAGKKLADAALQQQIELLTAAQTASAERAQEAEQKRLEAANELATLKAQQEATIKLRTDEVRTAMEAQKVEDINAVNAKNAAEAKVLNDKIAALQKLVDAEEADGADLKVLELLKKAYPKDDFRVVVKSTGADVVHTVKSNAKACGIIVYDTRSRDIWNPKFASNLHQDMVTEKANHAVLVTSKLQKGAGHVQICEGVVCVKPTCVLAIAGILRNEIVRSHGQRLSAEGRERKTEQLYTLITSDGFTKLLESMEGTDEKLLKLEEDEQKAHKAMWSKRGSLIKSQQRNHAKMREQIEAIIESCSDE; encoded by the coding sequence ATGGCGACCCAACCAGCCTTCAGCCCCCCCACCGCTCCGCACATCCACGTCAGCGGCCAGACTTGTCCCTACTGCCAGCAAGAAATTCCGAACGAACGCGTCGCGGAAATCCGCGAGCGCTACGAGGCTGATCAACAGCGTCAGGAAAAAGAATTTACCGCCCGGCTGGAGGCACAGGTCAGTTCGATCCGAATCCAGTTTGACGAAGCAAGGAAGGCTGCCATCGCTACCCTGAACGAACAGCACGCAGCGGCCATTGCGCAACATAAGGCCGAGTCCCTGCTTCAGCAGGAGGCGGCGCGGGAAGCAGGCAAGAAACTCGCCGATGCGGCGCTTCAGCAGCAAATCGAGTTGCTGACTGCTGCGCAGACTGCCTCAGCCGAACGGGCGCAGGAGGCAGAGCAAAAACGTCTCGAGGCTGCGAACGAGCTTGCCACGCTAAAGGCGCAGCAAGAAGCCACGATCAAGTTGCGCACTGATGAAGTCCGCACCGCGATGGAGGCGCAAAAGGTCGAAGACATCAATGCGGTGAATGCAAAGAATGCGGCGGAAGCGAAAGTTCTCAATGATAAGATCGCGGCGCTCCAGAAGCTTGTCGACGCGGAAGAAGCCGACGGCGCCGACCTCAAAGTGCTTGAACTCCTAAAGAAGGCCTATCCGAAAGATGACTTCCGAGTAGTAGTCAAGAGCACCGGTGCGGATGTTGTCCATACCGTAAAAAGTAATGCGAAGGCCTGCGGCATTATTGTCTACGATACGCGAAGCCGCGATATTTGGAATCCAAAGTTCGCATCCAATCTGCACCAAGACATGGTGACCGAAAAAGCGAACCACGCGGTCCTCGTGACCAGTAAGCTCCAGAAGGGCGCAGGTCACGTCCAAATTTGCGAGGGCGTAGTATGCGTTAAGCCGACCTGCGTTCTAGCAATAGCTGGCATCCTGCGTAACGAAATTGTCCGTAGTCACGGTCAGCGGCTAAGTGCCGAGGGGCGCGAGCGGAAAACCGAGCAACTTTACACTCTCATAACTTCTGATGGCTTCACGAAGCTACTTGAATCCATGGAAGGTACTGACGAGAAGTTGCTGAAACTCGAAGAAGACGAGCAAAAAGCGCACAAGGCGATGTGGAGCAAGCGAGGCTCGCTTATCAAGTCTCAGCAAAGAAACCACGCCAAAATGCGCGAGCAGATTGAAGCAATCATTGAATCCTGCAGCGACGAATAA
- a CDS encoding multiubiquitin domain-containing protein, giving the protein MITKRFFSYSGADLKFHRGEVDDKTPTGQQLAMAAGFQPAQQATVLHILPNGELEDLRPTESVVLTTDEERFVIVESDRSYRFTVDAERFDWPVRVISGGTVRKLGQIPDDRDLLLDREDERGKVIGRDELVDLGHPGVETFKSRKRQWELNVQGVPVISDAPSIVVRNALVDAGFDPNAGWLIFLKVRGQPKRSVALNDTVDLTQPGIEKLRLTPDHVGNGEAAAPTRAFDLLDADEEHLNRLGLRWETIIEADERRWLLIHNYPVPDGFTTKLTLLALEIPPTYPQAALYGFYAFPPLALASGGAIPNTQLRGTIRGQEFHGWSRNRGAVVWNPAKDNVATQLTLVDEAMAKESGQ; this is encoded by the coding sequence ATGATAACTAAACGCTTTTTCTCCTATAGTGGTGCGGACCTCAAGTTCCATCGCGGTGAAGTCGATGATAAGACGCCGACTGGCCAGCAGTTGGCGATGGCGGCCGGGTTCCAGCCTGCCCAGCAGGCCACGGTTCTTCACATCCTCCCCAACGGGGAGCTGGAGGACCTTCGCCCGACCGAATCCGTGGTCCTGACCACGGACGAGGAACGCTTTGTCATCGTCGAGAGCGATCGTTCGTACCGCTTCACGGTGGATGCCGAGCGCTTCGACTGGCCGGTGCGCGTCATTTCCGGCGGCACGGTCCGCAAGCTTGGCCAGATCCCCGATGATCGCGACCTACTCCTCGATCGGGAGGATGAGCGCGGCAAGGTCATCGGCCGTGATGAGCTGGTCGATCTTGGCCATCCCGGTGTCGAGACCTTCAAGTCACGTAAGCGCCAGTGGGAACTGAACGTGCAAGGCGTCCCGGTGATCTCGGACGCACCTTCGATCGTGGTGCGTAATGCGCTGGTCGATGCGGGCTTCGACCCCAACGCGGGGTGGCTGATCTTCCTGAAGGTGCGCGGCCAGCCGAAGCGCTCGGTGGCGCTGAACGACACGGTTGATCTGACCCAGCCCGGCATCGAAAAGTTGCGGCTTACCCCGGACCATGTCGGCAACGGCGAGGCGGCCGCGCCGACGCGGGCTTTCGACCTTCTCGATGCGGATGAGGAGCATCTCAACCGCCTCGGTCTCCGCTGGGAGACGATCATCGAAGCCGATGAGCGACGCTGGCTGCTCATCCACAACTATCCGGTGCCCGACGGCTTCACGACGAAGCTCACCTTGCTCGCGCTGGAAATTCCGCCGACCTACCCCCAGGCGGCACTGTATGGATTCTACGCCTTTCCGCCGCTTGCTTTGGCTTCAGGCGGCGCGATCCCGAACACGCAGTTACGCGGCACGATTCGCGGCCAGGAGTTCCATGGCTGGTCCCGCAATCGTGGAGCCGTCGTCTGGAACCCAGCGAAGGACAATGTCGCTACCCAGCTTACGCTGGTCGACGAAGCGATGGCGAAGGAATCCGGCCAATGA